The window tcaatgtggagactatatacagggggtaccggtacagagtcaatgtggaggctatatacagggggtaccggtacagagtcaatgtggaggctatatacagggggtaccggtacagagtcaatgtggaggctatatacaggggaactggtacagagtcaatgtggaggctatatacagggggtaccggtacagagtcaatgtggaggctatatgcagggggatactggtacagagtcaatgtggaggctatatacaggggaactggtacagagtcaatgtggaggctatatacagggggtaccggtacagagtcaatgtggaggctatatacagggggtaccgctacagagtcaatgtggaggctatatacagggggtaccggtacagagtcaatgtggaggctatacagggggtaccggtacagagtcaatgtggaggctatatacagggggtaccggtacagagtcaatgtggaggctatatacagggggtaccggtacagagtcaatgtggaggctatatacagggggtaccggtacagagtcaatgtggaggctatatacagggggtaccggtacagagtcaatgtggaggctatatacagggggtaccggtacagagtcaatgtggaggctatatacagggggtaccgtacagagtcaatgtgggaggctatatacagggggcaccggtacagagtcaatgtgagactatatacagggggtaccggtacagagtcaatgtgaggctatatacagggggtaccggtacagagtcaatgtggaggctatatacagggggtaccggtacagagtcaatgtggaggctatatacaggggtaccggtacagagtcaatgtggaggatatatacagggggtaccggtacagagtcaatgtggagactatatacaggggtaccggtacagagtcaatgtggaggctatatacagggggtaccggtacagagtcaatgtggaggctatatacagggggatactggtcagagtcaatgtggaggctatatacaggggaactggtacagagtcaatgtggaggctatatacagggggtaccggtacagagtcaatgtggaggctatatacagggggtaccggtacagagtcaatgtggaggctatatacagggggaactggtacagagtcaatgtggaggctatatacagggggaactggtacagagtcaatgtggaggctatatacagggggaactggtacagagtcaatgtggaggctatatacaggggaactggtacagagtcaatgtggaggctatatacagggggtaccggtacagagtcaatgtggagactatatacagggggtaccggtacagagtcaatgtggagactatatacagggggtaccggtacagagtcaatgtggaggctatatacagggggaactggtacagagtcaatgtggaggctatatacagggtgtactggtacagagtcaatgtggaggctatatacagggggtaccggtacagagtcaatgtgccggggcaccggttagttgaggtagtatgtacatgtaggtagagatattaaagtgactatgcatagatgacaacgaCAGAGGGTAGCATCGGTgtaaagaggggggggggcaggaatgtcaatagtctgggtagtcattgAATTACTTTCCATTATAAACTGGCTTCACCCTATAATCTCATCCTCTGCATATTATATCACACTCCACTGCCACCAGAGTTACAGAGCTGACTgagtcaacctctctctctctctcccaatccttctctccttctcttcctccctccctccccccttctctccctccctctccttccctccctccctccctctcctctctccctctctctccctctctctccctcctccttccttccttccctctccctccctccctccctctctcccctcttcctccctccctccctctccccctcttcctccctccctacttccctccctcccccccctccctccctctccctccaccccctcccctccctcccgctcccttctctccctccctcccgctccttctccccctcccctcccgctccttctctccctccctcccgctccttctctctcccctccctcccgctccttctctcccctccctcccgctccttctctcctccctctcccctctccctccctccctctcctccccctctctccctccctcccccgctccttctctcccgctccttctctccctccctcccgctccttctctactcccctcccgctccttctctccctcccctctccccctccctcccccctccctctgcctcaTTAAGTGAATTTACAGGAAgcagggaaggaaaggaaggatcATCTCAGAGCAGTCATTGATGACGACGATAATGAATAAATATTCCctctgtgttgttattctcagatctccgggtgtgtctctgtgttcctacCTCGGGGTCGGCCAGTCTCTGTGACAGCCCCACTAGAAACACCAGGTTTCTCTGCACCACCCTGACGCTGGccaggtgcttcctgttttctGTCGTCTTCTGTTTCTTCTCCACCTGTTTGGCCTTCTTCTCATTCTTTATCCTCTGCAGCTCCTCCGCTGACAGGGGGTTGTAGACCGCTGGGTTTTCTGGGTAAGGCTgttacagagacaggagagagaggggtttgttTTCACCGCTGAGGCCTCTGGGTAAGGCTgttacagagacaggagagagaggggtttgtaCACCGCTGAGGCCTCTGGGTAAGGCtgttagagagacaggagagagaggggtttgtaCACCGCTGAGGCCTCTGGGTAAGGCtgttagagagacaggagagagaggggtctgtaCACCGCTGAGGCCTCTGGGTAAGGCTgttacagagacaggagagagaggggtctgtaCACCGCTGAGGCCTCTGGGTAAGGCTgttacagagacaggagagagaggggtttgtaCACCGCTGAGGCCTCTGGGTAAGGCtgttagagagacaggagagagaggggtgtgtacACCGCTGAGGCCTCTGGGTAAGGCTgttacagagacaggagagagaggggtttgtaCACTGCTGAGGCCTCTGGGTAAGGTAGAGATTTAGGGTAGGATATGGGGTAGGGGTTAGACTAGGGCAGGGTTTAGGGTAGGATATGGGGTAGACTAGGGTAGGGTTTATGGTAGGGGTACACTagggtagggtttagggtagggggtAGACTAGGGCAGGGTTTAGGGTAGGATATGGAGTAGACTagggtagggtttagggtaggggtaCACTAGGGCAGGGTTTAGGGTAGGATATGGGGTAGGGTTAGACTAGGGTAGTGTTTAGGGTAGGATATGGAGTAGACTAGGGTAGCCTACCGTTCTGCAGGCAGggcagagggtagaccagggtagaTATTTAGGGTAGGATATGGAGTAGACCAGGGTAGCCTACCTTTCTGCAGGCAGGGCAGAGGCCGTTCTCGTCTGTGCGGATGCGGTGCCAACAGAAGCGACAGATCTGGTAGCCGCAGGTGCAGGGGAAGAAGTTGGCATCGTCCGTCTCCAGCGGCTCCAAACACAGCGGACACTCCATAGGATCCATATCCTTCACCTCCGGACTGCAGGATATCCAAGACgacgagcagagagagacacgtggCAGAGGGCAGGGCAGGCTGGAATGAgacggcgggggggggggggtattacaACACTGAACAGAAAGTCCCCACCAGTGGACAAAGTATGTttaattgcaggaaatgagctttgaAAGTGTGTTGAATtggaaacaggaaatgagctttgACAGTGTGTTGAACtgcaggaaatgagctttgaaagtgtgttgaattgcaggaaatgagctttgaCAGTGtgttgaattgcaggaaatgagctttgaCAGTGtgttgaattgcaggaaatgagctttgaAAGTGTGTTGAATtggaaacaggaaatgagctttgaaagtgtgttgaattgcaggaaatgagctttgaaagtgtgttgaattgcaggaaatgagctttgaCAGTGTGTTGAATtggaaacaggaaatgagctttgAAAGTCTCACATTTTCTTTCCGCCAAACAAGAGGGATGTGAACAGTTTTGGGGAAGCATTTTGTCGCGAGGTGGACGTTCGTTACGAGGTGGACGTTCGTTACGAGGTGGACGTTCGTTACGATGTCGATAAACGATTACATCTATCCGAACCGTTGCCACCTAGGAAATTAGTGACCAGACCTTCTCAAATAGTATCTGGTTGTATACCCCTGATAtgagtgttaatagtggctggttGAGTACCCTGGTGTGctggttgaatacccctggtgtgagtgttaatagtggctggttgagtacccctggtgtgagtgttaatagtggctggttgagtacccctggtgtgagtgttaatagtggctggttgagtacccgtggtgtgagtgttaatagtggctggttgaatacccctggtgtgagtgttaatagtggctggttgagtacccctggtgtgagtgttaatagtggctggttgagtacccctgatatgagtgttaatagtggctggttgagtacccctggtgtgctggttgaatacccctggtgtgagtgttaatagtggctggttgaatacccctggtgtgagtgttaatagtggctggttgagtacccctggtgtgagtgttaatagtggctggttgagtacccctggtgtgagtgttaatagcgtctggttgagtacccctggtgtgctggttgagtacccctggtgtgagtgttaacagtggctggttgagtacccctgatatgagtgttaatagtggctggttgagtacccctggtgtgagtgttaatagtggctggttgagtacccctggtgtgagtgttaatagtggctggttgagtacccctggtgtgctggttgagtacccctggtgtgagtgttaatagtggctggttgagtacccctggtgtgagtgttaatagtggctggttgagtacccctggtgtgagtgttaatagtggctggttgagtacccctggtgtgctggttgagtacccctggtgtgagtgttaatagtggctggttgagtacccctggtgtgagtgttaatagtatatggttgagtacccctggtgtgagtgttaatagtggctggttgagtacctctggtgtgagtgttaatagtggctggttgagtacccctggtgtgagtgttaatagtggctggttgagtacccctggtgtgagtgttaatagtggctggttgagtacccctggtgtgagtgttaatagtggctggttgagtacccctggtgtgagtgttaatagtggctggttgagtacccctggtgtgctggttgagtacccctggtgtgagtgttaatagtggctggttgagtacccctggtgtgagtgttaatagtggctggttgagtacccctggtgtgagtgttaatagtggctggttgagtacccctggtgtgctggttgagtacccctggtgtgagtgttaatagtggctggttgagtacccctggtgtgagtgttaatagtatatggttgagtacccctggtgtgagtgttaatagtggctggttgagtacctctggtgtgagtgttaatagtggctggttgagtacccctggtgtgagtgttaatagtggctggttgagtacccctggtgtgagtgttaatagtggctggttgagtacccctggtgtgagtgttaatagtggctggttgagtacccctgttatgagtgttaatagtggctggttgaatacccctgatatgagtgttaatagtggctggttgaatacccctggtgtgagtgttaacAGTATctggttgaatacccctggtgtgagtgttaatagtatctggttgagtacccctggtgtgagtgttaatagtATCTGGCCgagtacccctggtgtgagtgttaacagtggctggttgagtacccctggtgtgagtgttaatagtggctggttgagtacccctggtgtgagtgttaatagcgtctggttgagtacccctggtgtgctggttgagtacccctggtgtgagtgttaatagtggctgattgagtacccctggtgtgagtgttaatagtatctggttgaatacccctggtgtgagtgttaatagtggctgattgagtacccctggtgtgagtgttaatagtggctgattgagtacccctggtgtgagtgttaatagtggctgattgagtacccctggtgtgagtgttaatagtggctgattgagtacccctggtgtgagtgttaatagtatctggttgagtacccctggtgtgagtgttaatagtatctggttgagtacccctggtgtgagtgttaatagtatctggttgagtacccctggtgtgctgattgagtacccctggtgtgagtgttaatagtatctggttgagtacccctggtgtgctggttgaatacccctggtgtgagtgttaatagtggctggttgagtacccctggtatgagtgttaatagtggctggttgaatacccctggtATGAGTgttaatagtatctggttgaatacccctggtgtgagtgttaatagtatctggttgagtacccctggtgtgctgattgagtacccctggtgtgagtgttaatagtatctggttgagtacccctggtgtgctggttgaatacccctggtgtgagtgttaatagtggctggttgaatacccctgatatgagtgttaatagtggctggttgagtacccctggtgtgagtgttaatagtggctggttgagtacccctggtgtgagtgttagTAGTATCTGGTGTCTTGAGTACCCCACTGAGAGAGTGTTAGTAGtatctggttgaccatgtgtctgagtgagtctcaaccaaccactgagagaaagtaaaaggtctctggttgaccatgtgtctgagtgagtctcaaccaaccactgagagaaagtaaaaggtctctggttgaccatgtgtctgagtgagtctcaaccaaccactgagagaaagtaaaaggtctctggttgaccatgtgtctgagtgagtctcaaccaaccactgagagaaagtaaaaggtctctggttgaccatgtgtctgagtgagtctcaaccaaccactgagagaaagtaaaaggtctctggttgaccatgtgtctgagtgagtctcaaccaaccactgagagaaagtaaaaggtctctggttgaccatgtgtctgagtgagtctcaaccaaccactgagagaaagtaaaaggtctctggttgaccatgtgtctgagtgagtctcaaccaaccactgagagaaagtaaaaggtctctggttgaccatgtgtctgagtgagtctcaaccaaccactgagagaaagtaaaaggtctctggttgaccatgtgtctgagtgagtctcaaccaaccactgagagaaagtaaaaggtctctggttgaccatgtgtctgagtgagtctcaaccaaccactgagagaaagtaaaaggtctctggttgaccatgtgtctgagtgagtctcaaccaaccactgagagaaagtaaaaggtctctggttgaccatgtgtctgagtgagtctcaaccaaccactgagagaaagtaaaaggtctctggttgaccatgtgtctgagtgagtctcaaccaaccactgagagaaagtaaaaggtctctggttgaccatgtgtctgagtgagtctcaaccaaccactgagagaaagtaaaaggtctctggttgaccatgtgtctgagtgagtctcaaccaaccactgagagaaagtaaaaggtctctggttgaccatgtgtctgagtgagtctcaaccaaccactgagagaaagtaaaaggtctctggttgaccatgtgtctgagtgagtctcaaccaaccactgagagaaagtaaaaggtctctggttgaccatgtgtctgagtgagtctcaaccaaccactgagagaaagtaaaaggtctctggttgaccatgtgtctgagtgagtctcaaccaaccactgagagaaagtaaaaggtctctggttgaccatgtgtctgagtgagtctcaaccaaccactgagagaaagtaaaaggtctctggttgaccatgtgtctgagtgagtctcaaccaaccactgagagaaagtaaaaggtctctggttgaccatgtgtctgagtgagtctcaaccaaccactgagagaaagtaaaaggtctctggttgaccatgtgtctgagtgagtctcaaccaaccactgagagaaagtaaaaggtctctggttgaccatgtgtctgagtgagtctcaaccaaccactgagagaaagtaaaaggtctctggttgaccatgtgtctgagtgagtctcaaccaaccactgagagaaagtaaaaggtctctggttgaccatgtgtctgagtgagtctcaaccaaccactgagagaaagtaaaagatctctggttgaccatgtgtctgagtgagtctcaaccaaccactgagagaaagtaaaaggtctctggttgaccatgtgtctgagtgagtctcaaccaaccactgagagaaagtaaaaggtctctggttgaccatgtgtctgagtgagtctcaaccaaccactgagagaaagtaaaaggtctctggttgaccatgtgtctgagtgagtctcaaccaaccactgagagaaagtaaaaggtctctggttgaccatgtgtctgagtgagtctcaaccaaccactgagagaaagtaaaaggtctctggttgaccatgtgtctgagtgagtctcaaccaaccactgagagaaagtaaaaggtctctggttgaccatgtgtctgagtgagtctcaaccaaccactgagagaaagtaaaaggtctctggttgaccatgtgtctgagtgagtctcaaccaaccactgagagaaagtaaaaggtctctggttgaccatgtgtctgagtgagtctcaaccaaccactgagagaaagtaaaaggtctctggttgaccatgtgtctgagtgagtctcaaccaaccactgagagaaagtaaaaggtctctggttgaccatgtgtctgagtgagtctcaaccaaccactgagagaaagtaaaaggtctctggttgaccatgtgtctgagtgagtctcaaccaaccactgagagaaagtaaaaggtctctggttgaccatgtgtctgagtgagtctcaaccaaccactgagagaaagtaaaaggtctctggttgaccatgtgtctgagtgagtctcaaccaaccactgagagaaagtaaaaggtctctggttgaccatgtgtctgagtgagtctcaaccaaccactgagagaaagtaaaaggtctctggttgaccatgtgtctgagtgagtctcaaccaaccactgagagaaagtaaaaggtctctggttgaccatgtgtctgagtgagtctcaaccaaccactgagagaaagtaaaggtctctggttgaccatgtgtctgagtgagtctcaaccaaccactgagagaaagtaaaaggtctctggttgaccatgtgtctgagtgagtctcaaccaaccactgagagaaagtaaaaggtctctggttgaccatgtgtctacgtgagtctcaaccaaccactgagagaaagtaaaaggtctctggttgaccatgtgtctgagtgagtctcaaccaaccactgagagaaagtaaaaggtctctggttgaccatgtgtctgagtgagtctcaaccaaccactgagagaaagtaaaaggtctctggttgaccatgtgtctgagtgagtctcaaccaaccactgagagaaagtaaaaggtctctggttgaccatgtgtctgagtgagtctcaaccaaccactgagagaaagtaaaaggtctctggttgaccatgtgtctgagtgagtctcaaccaaccactgagagaaagtaaaggtctctggttgaccatgtgtctgagtgagtctcaaccaaccactgagagaaagtaaaaggtctctggttgaccatgtgtctgagtgagtctcaaccaaccactgagagaaagtcaaaggtctctggttgaccatgtgtctgagtgagtctcaaccaaccactgagagaaagtaaaaggtctctggttgaccatgtgtctgagtgagtctcaaccaaccactgagagaaagtaaaaggtctctggttgaccatgtgtctgagtgagtctcaaccaaccactgagagaaagtcaaaggtctctggttgaccatgtgtctgagtgagtctcaaccaaccactgagagaaagtaaaaggtctctggttgaccatgtgtctgagtgagtctcaaccaaccactgagagaaagtaaaaggtctctggttgaccatgtgtctgagtgagtctcaaccaaccactgagagaaagtcaaaggtctctggttgaccatgtgtctgagtgagtctcaaccaaccactgagagaaagtaaaaggtctctggttgaccatgtgtctgagtgagtctcaaccaaccactgagagaaagtaaaaggtctctggttgaccatgtgtctgagtgagtctcaaccaaccactgagagaaagtaaaaggtctctggttgaccatgtgtctgagtgagtctcaaccaaccactgagagaaagtaaaaggtctctggttgaccatgtgtctgagtgagtctcaaccaaccactgagagaaagtaaaaggtctctggttgaccatgtgtctgagtgagtctcaaccaaccactgagagaaagtaaaaggtctctggttgaccatgtgtctgagtgagtctcaaccaaccactgagagaaagtcaaaggtctctggttgaccatgtttctgcgtgagtctcaaccaaccactgagagaaagtaaaaggtctctggttgaccatgtgtctgagtgagtctcaaccaaccactgagagaaagtcaaaggtctctggttgaccatgtgtctgcgtgagtctcaaccaaccactgagagaaagtaaaaggtctctggttgaccatgtgtctgagtgagtctcaaccaaccactgagagaaagaaAGGCTTTTATGTCCCAGCCGTGTGGCCTGTTTTCCTCTCAGCCATTTGAGGAATTAAATTGATTTAGTGGTCTAGACCTCGTTAAAACTCTCATGTTcctctacccagagagagagatgagaagagccATTGGAGAGGTTGAGACACAGGCCTGTGTTTTAAGTTTTAAGTGAACACTACACATAATGAGTTGCTGTTTCCGGCGTGCTTTGGTTCGGTTGGCGCCGAGGACCTCATCTACGCCAACCGAACCAgctgcatactcccttaaaaagaCCTTCACTTgaaaatgaggggaaaaacagcaatagtactgtttgtccatctaGAGACGCCGTAGCCAGTATATTCTGACTATCCCTCAAAATAGTTCGAATTAAAATCTAAGAATGGGTCAATAATTTTGACGTGGAGATCTTTGTCGCCCAATTTTTACATCCAACTCGAAGTTGtgcattatattatatatatataatatctcaAGTCAAAAGAAAATGGCAAGGCGGCGATTCCTCGTTGAAACAAACTTCTCTTTGGCTTCCGACTTCGTCTtgcatagagagagaaaaaatgtctTGTGCAACAAACATCCCAAAAGAACCCTTGTCAAAGACCAAAAACACCATAAAATGTCCTAATACATGAAGGAACGGTTCTGAACTGTTTCAGATGGGAAGAAGACAAGAAGATATAAACTAACCAGAGTCTCGCGAGGGTAATAACAGGAGCCTAATTAAAAACTGCCGTCAACAACATACCCAAAACGCTACACCCGTACTCATCAACACTCTCTGCAAAGCCAACAGATGACATCCTCGTCATGTGACGTCTGAAGAGTTGAGACATTTATAAACTGATGGAGGAGACGTCTGGTGTGACGTGAGGAGGGCTGTATGTGTGAGGGAAGGTGTGATTCATAAGAACTATGAGCATTCAGACTACAGGTACACAGTGCCTTgggaaagtagtcagacccctttCCCTGTTTTCACcttggttacgttacagccttgttctaaaatggattgaatcatTTGTCCCTcagtctaaacacaataccccgtaatgacatcacaacaccccgtaatgacatcacaacaccccgtaatgacatcacaacaccccgtaatgacatcacaacaccccataatgacatcacaacaccccataatgacatcacaacaccccattatgacatcacaacaccccataataacatcacaacaccccataatgacatcacaacaccccgtaatgacatcacaataccccataatgacatcacaacaccccataatgacatcacaataccccgtaatgaccaagccaaaacaggtttttagacgtatgttagcataagtattcagaccctttgctatgagactcgaaaatgaGCTCGTATGCATTCcgtttttccattgatcatccttgagatgtattctgcaacttgattggagtccacctgtggtaaaatcaattgattggacatgatttggaaaggcacacacctgtcgatataaggtcccacagttgacagtgcatgtcagagcaaatatcaagccatgaggttgaaagatttgcctgtagagctccgagaaaggattattttgaggcacagatctggggaagggtaccaaaaaaattctgcatcattgaaggtctccaagaacacagtggcctccgtcaatctaaaatggaagaagtttggattcAACTAGACTCTTCCTagggctggccgcccggccaaactgagcaatcacgggagaagggccttggtctgggaggtaACAATGAACCCGATGGTCACCCTGACAGATCTCCagcgttcctctgtggagatgggagtaccttccagaaggacaaccatctctgcagcactctaccaatcaggcctttatggttgagtggccagacggaagccactcctcagtaa is drawn from Oncorhynchus nerka isolate Pitt River unplaced genomic scaffold, Oner_Uvic_2.0 unplaced_scaffold_2356, whole genome shotgun sequence and contains these coding sequences:
- the LOC135567218 gene encoding CCR4-NOT transcription complex subunit 4-like — its product is MDPMECPLCLEPLETDDANFFPCTCGYQICRFCWHRIRTDENGLCPACRKPYPENPAVYNPLSAEELQRIKNEKKAKQVEKKQKTTENRKHLASVRVVQRNLVFLVGLSQRLADPEVGTQRHTRRSENNNTEGIFIHYRRHQ